A region of the Vigna unguiculata cultivar IT97K-499-35 chromosome 9, ASM411807v1, whole genome shotgun sequence genome:
TCGTCCCGGTACAGAATCACCATCATAATCTTGGCCATCAGCATCACGTTCCAGTTCACTACCGGCCTCATCATCACCCACATCAGTATTACGTTAGTTCTGATTCTACCGTGCAGCAGTCTCAAGTTGACCCAGATCGTCTTCCTTCTTCCAAAAGCAAGCTGTCTGATGAAGCcagtcagaaaattttgaatcagGTAAACTTCAGTTGCCTTACGGATATGCCAATTTCACTGGTTATCGCCAGATTCCAAAGTGAATGGGTGGTTCACTGTTTCAGTTTTTCCTTTGTTAACTCACACGGATTGGTACATGGAAGTGTTCTTGCTTCTTTTTGACCATTTTTAATCCTGGTGTATATCAATATCAGTCAAATATTTTCGTTAGCCAATCATGTATGcttatttgtttgtattttgtACTGTGTTCTATCACTGTCCACCGATCAAGTTACTTGGTCTCACACTTTGAGCATAACTTTCCTCCCTTCCCTTTTCACCCACAACCTTTTGTCCCAAACTTACCCTCAGTGATTCAACTGAAAGACAACGAACTCAGAATGAATTAAATTGATCCTCAGTGCACTAATCCCCATATTTATTTGGTCCAGTTATCCTTGTAGTCATGGTTATCAAAATCGCTAGTCAACTTGTTTATGTTTATGATTCCACATCCTAGGACCGAGTTAACTTGCACTAGAATTGTATTTTATTAGGGTCCTATAAACTCGATCAAACTCATGTAAAATCGCAAGTTTAGAAAAAAGTTTAATACAACACTGGATTTATTTGGTTTTTGGTCACGATTTTTTCAAAATGCACTAGAGAACAATTTCATGGTTCCCTAGTACTCTCTTGCAATCTTTTGTCTGTTTTGGGTGTTAATCTCTGGGTGTCTACTCTGCTCCATTCCATTTTGTGTCTTTGATTCTCCTCTACACTTTATCATCTCACTATTCCCTTTTCCTTTCTCTTGTCTACTTTTAGAAATGGGACTAGCTATACAAGCTAAAAAGGGTTGAGTCATATTAGGATTTTAACTTTTCCTTTTTACTCATCTTTGGCTAGGTTGGACTATTGGGCCTCCATTTAAGTCCAACAACTTTTTTTTGGGTAAAGTATAATATGTCATATAATCAACTAGAATAATGATAAAAGgatgataatattaaaaaaaaatgaaagaatgtttaaaaatatataaaatatgataaactaataataataataatattactacagtacaaaaaacataaaaagttttttataacatcacataatattaaattaatattttatttataggtattttaatatatttgtatgCGAAGTAAACTCTTATGAGTTTCCAATTATCTTGTTGTAGGTGAGATCAATTATCTTGTACCATAGGATAGATAGGCCAAATCACAATTAAATTGTAGTGCTTTGGCTGTTACTCTTTAATTAAAATGAGTTGCACCTTGACTATCATTATAGTTTTTAGCTTAGTGGTAAGTGTTCAATCAAGCAATTAGTATCAAAGTTAAGGTTACGAGTTGAATTCCTATCAAGACAATTAttaagggggagattgttgcaTGTAACATCAATTGGACTATTGGTCTACTACACTCTTAAGTTGAAAAAGCTGCACCTTCACTATTAGTTATAGCTTTTGATCGACAGTTAGAATCGAGATCTTACTACAAAAGTATGAATTGTATATTGGGAGACACAAAtcctaacaaaatttatgaaCTTCAAATATGTGCACACCAAATCATTATATCTCACTCAAAACTCGTAATGGAACTTCAATTCAATATGacaaacataaaacaatataataaaaatatgaaacagTAAATCATTAGAGGTGTAAACCGTGCATCCTAGTTACGTAGGAGAGTAACTCCTTACTAGTTACAAAATAGTAAACCATTAGCTCCATCCCATTTCCAAATAAGAATTCTGTCTTATTTACAAGATAATAATTCATCTAAAGCAAATAATCTTGTAAGATAAAATCATAATCTCCACATATACCTTCAGCTCCATCATTTCCAATTCAATTTCCTTTACCTTATCAATAATGTCTTAATGCTGATGTAAAGTTTCATCCTTTTCAACTTTGATTGTAActaagctttcatccaaatccaAGTTGTCTACATCCAAACCCAATACTTCATTCTTCTCATGCTCATCTTCCATAGCCTTTTTATCGTCGGATGAACAATCATCAATATTAATTTGAACTGGTTTTCTTGTTTGCTTCTTCTTCGTTAATTTTGAGTAACCCATAACAAAAACAACATCGTTTATTGTAATTTGCTTTAGtctatttcttatttttgtataGATTTGCTTTAGcctatttcttatttttgtataGACGTTAACAAATGCAAAGACCAATATGATAAGCAAGTAGAAGACTAGtaattctaaatatattttctcattaATATTAACTTAGTATCTCAAAGGAACTCCAATTATCCTTACATTGGGAGGAGCTACATTTTTGGAAATATGGATGCTCTTTCTTTTGTGAAATGTTATAATAGAGAAACTAAAGAAGTTCTTGAATAGATAAAGTTTGTAATTTTCTTACCTTTTGGAATTTTCTCATGAATTGGTATCTTCTCATAATCTTCCAACATTAGGTAAATACCATTTGCAACACAAGGTCTCTAAAATAGCATTTTCCTCTTTGCCATCAATATTTGACCAACAATTTTGTAGTTTGCTTTATTATGTCACAACTTGAATAATATTGTCTTTCAACATGACATGCTTCATCTCAAACTTTTTAACAAGTTTTGGATATAGTGGATGCATCTATggacttcaaaaaaaattccCTTTGGATTGTTCACAAGGAAGTTTATTGTCGTACTTATTTTCTTATCTGTCCAACTCAAGCAATGACTACCTTGGGGTACCGACAAAATCAAAGTTACAATaccattttttatcaattattccTTAGATGGAAAAGTTACTCTTCTTTTGTCTATGTCGATGACATGATTGTTGCAGGGGATGATGAGCATGAGAAATTGGTTTTGAAAGAACATTTTGTTACTCAGGTTGAGATAAAGGATTTAGGAAAATTGAAATGCTTATTTAGAATAGAAGTTATCAACTTAAAAGGGCATCTTGGTCTTCCAAAGGGAATATGTTCTAAAccttttcaaagaaaaagttaaaattgattGGAAGGCCACGAGTTCCAATAGAACAAAACCATAGAATTAGAGATGATGAATATAATTTCATAGCGAATAAGGGCCAATATTAGAGATTTGCAGGGGAACTCATTTGCATAGACCACACTAGACTAGACATATCATATGCTATAAATGTGGTCAATCAATTCATGCATGATCCAAGATAACAACATTTATAGGTTGTGGATATAATCCTTCAATATTTGAAAACAAGTTCAAGAAGGGGATTGTTGTTCAAGAAGGATGGAAATAAATATGGAGATGTATACTAATGCAAACTATGTTGGGTTTGTTACTAATATAGGAGGTTCACCTTTGCATATTGCATGTTATTGGGCGGAAACTTTGTGACTTGAAGAAGTAAGAAACATAATGTAGTTCAAGGTCCAATGCATAGGTTGAATTTCAAGCTACAATGCAAGAGGTGTGTGAAGAACCTATGgctcttttctttttgtgataATAGATCAGTTATTAGTTTTGATCCCAACCCAATTCAACATGATGAGACTAAGCACTTAAAATAGCCTGACACttcatcaaagaaaaaaaaatcgttaATGACCTTAGAACTGCGTCTTACATCCCACTAGGAATCCGGCTAGCAGATTTGCTTACAAAAAGGTCTTCCTACATAACCGTTTCACTTGCAATGTTGAGTTTTGAGAAGATATTATCTATTTATATGAGGAAATATTGtcaattattgtaattattacaATTAAGATATTGTTGGGATACAAAGAGTCATTGTtgattaatgtaattattaccTGGGTGGTAGAATTCCTATAAATACCCTCTTGTACTGGTTTGCTATTGAGAATTTGAATCAGATTTTCTCTTCAATATTTTGACGTTAATATATTTCTCTATATTGcgtttttccttctttttttttgttataacaACTTGACTAGAGTTTTGGTTGAGatttttacataataatttGTAGGTGGAGTATTATTTCAGTGATTTAAACTTAGCTACTACCGATCATTTGATGAGGTTCATCAACAAAGATCCAGAAGGTTTtggtaagaaaatattttcagtttccttattttattactGTATAACTGAATTGCTATGGAGTCAAACAATTAATTCTACTTCCTGCTTGATGTTACTACTTTCAGCCTCCTTAAGGAACACCGTAATGATTGTTCAAAGAATATCatattgaataatataattgatatattgTTTCTTGTTCCTGTAAGATAGTATATGGTTTTAGATCTGTTATGATCTTAGTTTTGTATTATTTCTAATGCCTTTTCTGTATAATTTCTAATGCTTTTTCTAAAACTATTTAGTGCCTATATCTGTTGTTGCATCTTTCAAAAAGATTAAGGCCCTCATAACCAGTCACTCCCTACTTGCGACTGTTTTGAGGAACTCATCAAAGCTCGTAAGTTTTTTGACTTTCTTGCTTCATGAGCTAATGTTACTCTTCAACTTATATATTTTCTACGTATGGATATCCATTCGTAATTTTATTCTTGATTCTTTCACATATACGTCAATGCTGAATCCTCCAGGTGGTTAGTGAAGATGGAAAGAAAATCAGACGCCAGTATCCCCTGACTGAGTCTGATATAGAAGAGCTACAAGTAATTCTTGCTAAAATCTTGTGACTGACTTTTAAGTTGTCAGGACAGTTTATTAATGCTGCATTTGgttttctttaaacaatcaatatCATTTGATGGGTTCTATCTCGACCCATGCATGTCATATAttctttttgaaatattttattgttaatgatGGTTGGTTTTACATCTTTTTTCTCACTCTAGCAATTTTATTTTCTGGTAGTCTCGCATTGTTGTAGCTGAAAACCTACCTGAGGATCATTGTCATCAGAATCTTATGAAGGTTTTCTCAGCAGTTGGGAGGTACTATTTTGGCTTCCATTGAATGAGGCTTGTTGTGGATTTTATTTAAGGCTTACGTGTGTTGAAACTTTGAATTCTAgttatcataaatttttatgtgGGCATGTGGCAGTGTGAAGACTATCCGTACCTGTCCACCTCAAACCTCCAATAGTGGGGCTTCTTCTGCTTTGAGATTGGGAAAAGTTGATGGTTTGCCTTTATCTAACAAGGTATAATTTCATATATTCATGAATTCATGTACTACAGTTTCCATCAAGTTCATCATcccttgtttttgttttacatcaaatttttaacCTGTAGATTACACTTTATCCAACCTACACatgaattttagttttaatgatGAAATTGACATTTCAATCTTATGATGTTTTccaagtttttattaaattgtttgaGGCCCTCCACAGACCAAGGCTATCTAAAAATgcctattagtttttgtttcagtCATTTAGAGGAAACTTAACTGCTCCCTATACAAGGTAGGTAGTTTATATACAATGACTTGCTATTCATCTGGGGCGTGTTAGTTGTGTTCAGTTTGGTCATGTGAGGTTGGCTGCAGATAAATAAGTAGATGTCAGGCCTGTTTTATATTTTGACCTTGCaatgtacatattttttttttgttcgtgTATGTATTTCAAGTTTTCAATGTTTTATAACTTATGTCAACTGATAATCTTATGATGAGTTATAGACACGCCCACCACCATTTGGGTTATTCGTTACTTTAATTTTGGCATGAACTTATGCTGGTAAATCATCCTTTTATAGGATTCTCTCTCTTCTTTAGAGTATTAATGAAAAGAATGTATTTTAATGAATCTAATACAACTTTTTGTGCCAGTTGCATGCATTTGTTGAATATGAATCTATTGAGCTGGCTGAGAGAGCAGTAAGTACCAGTACTTTGCTGAGTTGGCAGGGTATTATTTCAGTTTACTTTTTAACCACCTCCATTTAGTGATCAGATTGTAAACCATTCACAGGTTGCTGAGCTGAATGATGAGGGAAACTGGAGGAGTGGCCTCCGGGTTCGCCTAATGCTTAGACGCATGGTATGCATTAAAATATTCCTTTCCTCCATTACGTGTATCCAAGTATCCCTCAATTATGGTTTGTATATACAATCAAGAGGAGTGTTGGGAACACTCTTAACACACTATCCCGTTGGATAGAATTTATTGAAAACTACAATTCAAGGGaaagatttattaaataagatgTGCGACccacaaaattttattattttcaataaatttcaacCAATGATAATGTTCGCAACATTTCTAATCAAATGTAGATTTGaggagttttttttttgggCATTTACATTTAGGGTCTTGCTAAGGAGTACTCTCAAGTCACCTGTTAAAGCAATAAAAAGAgagtttttattgaaaattgttaACATCTATATCTTTAATTTTGGATTAGTATTGAATAATTAGAATCAAGATTGGATTATTATGATTTGGTCCGAGTTTGCTGTTATTTTGGATCAAAATCATTTGTCTTATTTGACCTATATAATGTTATTGaaggaaaaaagtttgatttcATCTAATGTTATCCGAGACAACTATATCTATCTGGTTTGGTTTTctccctttttttatttatattccattttgtatatattatgtAATGATATAATTAGGCAACCCTATCTTATGtatctgttattttttaatgaataatgaGAATCTCCCTATAGTTTTTTCCCCTAGCTAACATGAAATCACATGGTATTAGAGCTTCAGCTCTGGTGCTATGGTAGCTCATTATGGAGAGACCGGTTATGACATTAGGAAATTCCTCCACATCTTCCATTAATTCTGCTATACTGAAACCACTTCATCCGTTATCGCATCTAATTTCTGGTCATGGGTGCCAACCAGCTCAAACTTTCAATCCAAGAGCTTGATGACGAAAAACTGTTGAATGGGCTCAACTCATTCTGTGAAATTAGTCCTCAATGGCAAAGAAAAACTAGGCTATCTTATAAGAGACACCTCTCAACCAGAAAATACAAACCCATCTCACCCAAGATGGAAGTTAGAAAATTCAGTAATCTTCTCATGGTTGATAAAAATGGACCCTTCCATTGCAAAGGCACCCTTATTCCTCCAGCTGGGAAAGATTCCTGGGAGGTAGTAAAAACTTTCTACTCTAAACTTGAAAACTCTTCTCTGATTTATGAACTGGTGTTTTTTCTATGGAGGTCCAAACAAGGATGTCATAACCTTTTACAAGCTCATGGTTACTTTTCTTTGGAAACCAAATTCAAGAAGTGAGAAGAGAATGGTGGAGTTTATGTGTTTCAAATTAGTCTTTGGATGAAGTTCATGGTAGGTTTCTGGGTAGAAAACCTTTACCTTCATTGTGAAAAGTGTTCTTGAAGTTAGGAAGGAAGAATTACGAAACTTTGAAGGTAAAATGATGCAAGAGGTTTGAAATTTCAGCCTTGATCGTAAGCGGACAGGAAGCAAGAGGTTGGCTGGTCCGAAGGAAGAACACAAGTGACATTTGTGTCAATTCAGTTCTTAGTCTAATGCCATGTCATTACAAGCTAGATCAcccaaatcttttttatttgaagCATTTACTTTTGTGAAGAACAAAAAGATTAGGTAGATGGCGAATTTTGTGAATTAAATGTATCATgttattgatatttttcttttccagtCTAAACCATCCCAAGGACGAGGAAAGAAGGGACTTGATGTTGAAGTTGGCTGTGATGAGGATTATACTTCTGTGCCTGAGCCACATGCAAGTGAGAAACAATTAGAAGAGGCTTCCTTCCCTGATACTCAGTTGCATGAACATGCTGTAAGTGTTTCTGCGTATTTTTATTCACAGCATATGTCCGTGCCCTGTTCAATTATCATACGAAAAATTCTAACTGGTAGTTTGAGGGCAAAGTAGCAACTGGTATTTAACTTTTGTATGTTTAGGCCATAATTCCTTTAAATTAAACAGGGAGAAGAGCATGGTTATGAAAAAGAGACTGGGCAAAGGAAAGGTCGAAGCCGGGGCCGGGGTAAGGGACGAGGCCGAGTGCATTGTCATCAGAATAATCGTGTGGGAACACCCCCTTCAAATAATACCATTTTCACGGATCAAGTAATTGCCAAGCAACCACCAGGGCCCCGAATGCCGGATGGTACAAGAGGATTTTCAATGGGTAGGGGGAAGCCGGTAGCTGTTAATATAGCCTAATTTGTTCGATCAATGCTTATGCAAGTTTGTCGTTGTACTTGTAGCTGAGTATATGTTATGCTGTAACAGTGTGATTGTGACAGTACTAGTTTGGCTGGGGCAATCTGAAACAGTCTTCTTAACGTGTGTTTTGTCTGTTAGAGACGATGTGAACCGCCTAGAAAGTACAAAAGAAATTTAAGGATAGACTAAGGAGGGAGTCAGCTTTTAGGTGAAAAAATGTGTGAAAATGCAGACATGCAATATAAAGCTCGTTTGATTGTgtggaaaataaaatatcttgaaggCATATGATAATGATTACAGTTTTGTAAAAGATGAAATTGTACCCTTTTTTTCTCACTTTGACATAGTAAATCTTGGAAACATaatgattttttctttcaaaaaagcATATTCAGTGCAATTAtaatagttgtttttttttttaatttctcatcATAGTGTACGACAACTTTATTTTCCAAAAGTGTGTTAAGTTATTTGAATATGATGTATATCAATTTACGAACATCAATGTGCCATGTATCCTATTAGTAATACATATAGTATTCATCCTTATGATTGAGCTCATTCTAATGTTTTGGGTCTTCAtcaaattttagtatatttGGTGCTACGTGATTTGTCACTTCTATCGATGATGGTACCCAGGTTATATGAATTTTCAtcattaaagaaaaagataaggTTTTTAACTTGTTTGTCAAATTATTTAGtatgataaaaatatgatttgcAAAGTTAATTAAACGCTTGTGTTATGATAATTGGAAATAATATggaaatcataattataatcattttttGAAGATGGTTTTGTTCATaaatcatcgcaaaagaaattactaaaaggaaaaaataaacatatttatgaGGTGACatgaatacttttttttctctttcatgaGTTTTCCCTCATTGTCACCTATCTCAGTAATTTATTACTCATTTCTTGATTATCCAATATTCAAATATCCTTAgtgaattttatttgattatttttttaaattaagtgatcagtgaaaaaatattaataatcgAATAATTGTTAAAAGTTGACTTTACATATTTctatcattttcattattaaacttatgaaattgaaaataattttgaaaagaataaatttttaaaatttatattttggtgaaagtgatttaaatttgatttttagaaaaactaaatttatataaattaattttttgataaataatttgatttgaattatacttcaaaattattatttttatcaatttatattttaaaatttgtttttgaatatttttatataaatttaaaaagaatataaaaatatccacatatatctataaatacatgcggatatataaaacaattttgtttttcaaaataccTGACGAAACGAATTTTTTTCATAGAAGAAAACGGATAGGTAGTGTCACTGTCAGTCACATGATATTTTATCATCCTAAAAATAGGTTGTTTCTTTATGCACCCATCAAATTTCTCTTTGcactaaattttatttatgaaaaaactcACATGCTCTTATGTCATCAGGATTTCGTTATCCGTAAAGGTACTGGAGAATCAAAACTTACTTTCTGGAAAGCCCATGTAGACTTTCGGATTTAATTTCCGGTACGTTGTTGATGACGTTTGGAAATTGATtctggaaaagaaaaaattggtgggttttttttttttttaatttctttgaattCATTTATGGCAGTGAGTAAGTAAGATGGATGGCATGTTGTTTTGATGGGAATATTTGATGATTTGGAGACGCGTGCGATTGAAGTTGGTTATGGAGATTAATGAATTGATTAATGAATGCAACTCACAAGGTTCCATAAATGTATTTAGAACAGAAAATCGTAAGTTTCTCACTAATTGTAAATTTGGTAAATGTTGAGTTAATTAGCAAGtttgtgttatgtttttgtaGGTGTTTGGTTTGAGGGATGAACTATTGCGATGAACAAGAAAGGTAACTTATAATTTAGACTTTGTTATTGTCATATTAAGGTATGATACAACAATGGATAACAAGAAAGGGAGACGTATGTATTATTAGGGATTAAGAGAGGAGGTATTTATAGATGATACAAGAAAGATATAAAACTTAATAATTCTTATAGTAAAAAATGCCAGTGTCCTTTTATGTTGATGGGGAAACCGGTAAAAGGTGGTGAAGGAATGATGTTGAAATTAATTTGTGCTTCTCATAATCACAAGTTGGCAAATCGTTAGTAGGTCATCCATGTGCAAGTAGGTTAATCGGTGAGGAGAAGTTTATGCTTGTTAATATGACCAACAATTCAATGAAGACTATAAATATTTTGCTTACAATGAAGGAGCATAATGAGAAGAATGTAATGACCATAAAGCAAATTTATAATGCTAGATATTCCTATCGTAAGACGAGTCAAGGTCATAGGACTGAAATCCAACAATTAATGTTTTTACTTGAACGAGATATGTATGTTCATTATTGGGTTGCAGTGGACAAGGTCATTGATAACAGTATTGTATaacgatcaaattaatactacttatttgtaataatttcaatgttgttaaaaaagtAGCCAAAAGATTATTATGAATAAAGATAACTCAAAGTCGTCTCCCCACAAACACGAAAAtcatttctaacaaattagtccttataaaatctatacaatagagttaatcaaataaaataatattggaaaaagataaaaagatataaaaaataatattaaagaaaatagattaattccatcgccttttcaaaataggattcatcattggtttcctaaagattattgttattgatttcttctctaagattttaatttaacgaatgtaacttctcaattaatttgttgatgtcctcacttttaaccaaaataacttctcaattaaatattactacgTATAATcatatctattcttttatctagtaaaaaactaattaaccaaagtaactttttcattaattctaattaaagttttcacctttaattaaagtaacttattaaatattagcaaaaattcattcaatcatatgaaagtttctaaacttaatcaaaataactactcaattaaaatttaaaaccatttgactcatatgattgttatgCTATGTAGATTTAACAACTTGTTAACATTCTAcgatgtaaaaatcattacttttacttgatTAAGAGACGAACAacatagataaaaatatatcataacaagaatgaaaacaacaaacaaatttattcattctaacctcaaaatccaattaagaaattatagtggaaCCAACTTTGAATGTTTAGCCCTCCGTGAAATGCAAAAGTAacataaaaattgaagaaaagatgaTAAAGAAAGAGGTTGTAAGGTCTCTGTGATCCTCATACAAATATTCTACAAAAAAGTTTGTGTGTCAGCATtattaattcaataataaacataccaaaaagaaataaaatctcATCACAACAAGATGCATTGGATGAACGTCATGTGGTTCATTATGGGCCCCCTCCTTTGCACATGCCATCGGTGGCATACCATGAGGTCACTTAGTATCATCCCTTTGAACCATGTATGAATGCgacacaaacataaacaaatcCATATACCTTGGTGCACAAGCACCGACATGATCCCCCAACACATTATGGAGCACATATTGATCAAAAATGGATCCAACATCGATCCATTTCGGCTGTATTAGTATTCCCATCAGTGACTATTGATGGATACCGAGGAATGGTTTGCATATACCCATATTGACGAAGCACACGTTCAGGCAAGTGTAGTTGTATGAATGGGCCCAACCTAAAATATCCCGAGAACAACGATAATTATTCAAAAGGTTGACTTTGTATATGTTCATTGTATGGGTAAAATTCACACCAAACTGGACAAGGTTATCCAATTATAATTGTACAATTCCTATGGCTGATAGTCTCCTCACTTGATAGCTCCTGCATCGAGGCTCATCCTTTGTATAATCAGGTATAACATCCATAAACCCAATAGTTAGGAAGTGCTCATAAATCCATGCCTACAACATACAAATGTACACCCAAATGCATGTCATGTGAAATgatatgttttcaaaatttataacaatttaaaataaattaatacattCATTAAAACTAAC
Encoded here:
- the LOC114163117 gene encoding la-related protein 6B, which codes for MAHESLSETPDISPPSSTAQLQSDPSLSRNGSFSRLNAQAPEFVPTRATPRTDLQQPRLVVPPPPPASSMVHVYSPPHLPIQGHVVPVQNHHHNLGHQHHVPVHYRPHHHPHQYYVSSDSTVQQSQVDPDRLPSSKSKLSDEASQKILNQVEYYFSDLNLATTDHLMRFINKDPEGFVPISVVASFKKIKALITSHSLLATVLRNSSKLVVSEDGKKIRRQYPLTESDIEELQSRIVVAENLPEDHCHQNLMKVFSAVGSVKTIRTCPPQTSNSGASSALRLGKVDGLPLSNKLHAFVEYESIELAERAVAELNDEGNWRSGLRVRLMLRRMSKPSQGRGKKGLDVEVGCDEDYTSVPEPHASEKQLEEASFPDTQLHEHAGEEHGYEKETGQRKGRSRGRGKGRGRVHCHQNNRVGTPPSNNTIFTDQVIAKQPPGPRMPDGTRGFSMGRGKPVAVNIA